The Flavobacterium sp. M31R6 nucleotide sequence TATCAAGTAGCGAGTTTTTCATTTTAATAACAAATTAAATCAAATAACAAAAAGCAATTAAATTCCAAAAGCAGCTCTTGCGCCACCAGAAACAAATATTGCCGACATTCTATTTTTTTGCCCAATTGAAAACATATACATAGCATTGTCATCTGTGTAATCCATGTAATTCATTGTCATTTCAACAGGAGTACCAGTACAAGTGCTATAGTGAGGATAAACTGGAACACCATAATTAGCATCATTATGAGTAGGAGTGTCAGAAACTAAATCGCTACCACAAGTAGCATCTCCCCAAATGTGTCTTAAATTCATCCAGTGCCCAACTTCATGTGTTGCTGTTCTTCCTAGATTATATGGCGCATTTGCAGATCCAGATAATCCAAAATATTTAGAATCAATTGCAACTCCATCGGTTGCAGAAGCACCTCCAGGAAATTGTGCATAACCTAAAATACCACCGCCAATTGTACAAACCCATAAGTTTAGTTTTGTAGTTGGTGAAGTTGGAGCTATACCGCCTTTACTTGTTTTTTTCATTGCATCAGCAGTTCCCCAAGATGTTTTAGTTGTTGATTTTCTAATCACTTGATCAAGAACAAAAGTTATCCCTACATTAGCTTTTACTCCCGAAAATAAAGCAGGAACCGAATTGTAATCAGAATTTAATGCATTAAAATCTTTGTTCAAAACATCAATCTGGGATTGGATTTGGGTAGCAGAAATGTTTTCAGCTGCTGTTTTGTATAAAACATTAACAACGACAGGAATTTCAACTTTCCCATTTACTAATCGTTTTGTCAATAAAGCATTTTGAGTAAAAGCTTCAATTTGGTTCATTCTAATTGCCAAAGTTGGATCGGCTTTCAATTGAGCTTCCAAAACATCTTGTGTAGCACATTTTCGTTGGGTAATTGCATTTGTAGAATCGTTTTGTGATTCAGTTTGTTCGTTTTGACAAGAAAATAACATTAAGCAAGCTGCCGCTGATAAAATTAATTTTTTCATAATAGTAATCATTTTTGTTAAATAAAAGTTTGTTTGGTTAATTATTATGCAATTTTATAACAAAATATCAGTTATTTAAAATTTTTTTAACAATAATTTTACTCATTTTTAAGAATTAGCCGATTTTATTGACTTGGTTAATAGTAATTTAGGGGTATATACGTAGTTATAAACTTGTTAATTTGTAGAATTTGCTGTGCTTCAAGATTTATTAATTAATTATTATTAGTATTTTACGTGTTAAAAAATTTGTGTAGCTAAAATTATTTTTCACTAAAAGAGAATTAAAGTATTGAAAGGAAATTTTTGTTTAAGAGAATTTAATTTGAGAAAACGTAATTTATAATATTGGCTCCCATTTTTAAAGCTTTTTCGCGAACTTCCAAAGGGTCATTATGGACTTCCGGATCTTCCCATCCATCACCTAGGTCGCACTCATATGTATAAAGAAGGACTAATTTATTTTCGATAAATATTCCAAACGCTTGTGCTCTTGTCCCGTCATGTTCATGGATTTTAGGCAAGCCGTTGGCAAAAACAAAAGGTTTTTGAAATATTGGATGGTTTGATGGTATTTCAATCAAACTATTATTTGGGAATATTTTTTTGATTTCCTTACGAATGTATTGGTCCATTCCGTAATTATCATCGATATGCAGAAAACCACCGCCAAATAAATACTTTCTTAAGTTTGTTACGTCACTTTCACTAAAAACAACATTGCCATGTCCTGTCATGTGAACAAATGGATAGGAAAAAAGGTCAGGACTGCTTGGTTCTACAGTTCTAGGTTTCGATTTTATTTTTGTGTTTATGTTGGCATTACAGTATTTTATTAAGTTTGGCAGTGAAGTTGGATTTGCATACCAATCGCCACCACCACTATATTTTAGTAAAGCAATTTCTTGAGAGAAACTGGTCAGAGAAGAGAATAGTAATAATAATAAAAATACTGTCTTTTTCATAAATTTAATTGTAGAATTGAATTTTAAAATCTAATCCTCATTAGTAAAAACAATACTGTGACAGGCAACTACAGCAGCAGTTTCTGTTCGTAATCGTGTTTCGCCTAGAGAAACAGGGATGTAATTGTTTTCTAATGCCAATTCGATTTCTTTGTTGGAAAAATCACCTTCAGGACCTATTAAAATAGTATAATCTGTTTTTGGTCTAAGAATTGATTTTAGCGATTTTTTATTTGTTTCTTCGCAATGGGCTATTAATTTTTCTCCTGAGTTTTCTCTTTTTATGAATTCTTTTAACGAAATAGCAGGATTCAATTTTGGAAGATACGTTTGATTGCATTGTTTCATTGCCGAAAGAATAATTTTTTCAAATCTTTCCGTATTTATTACTTTTCTCTCTGACCGATCACATACAATTGGAGTGATTTCATATATTCCAATCTCAGTAACTTTTTCAAGAAACCATTCGTAGCGATCATTCATTTTTGTGGGAGCAACCGCAAGATGTAATTTGTGTTTTGGAGCTTCAGTTTTTTGAATTTCTAAAATCTTAACGGTACATTTATTATCAGAAGCTAATGTAATTTCAGTTTTAAATAAAAAACCTAAACCATTAGTTACAAATAGTATGTCATTGTCTTTTTTACGTAATACTTTAATAATATGTTTGCTTTCTTCTTTATCAAAAGAAAAGGTTTCGGTAGTTTCGTTTATTGTAGGGTTATAAAATAATTGCATAATTTAAAATTGTATTCGTGCTTTTGAAACAACTTCTGCAGTTTCAAATTTTTGGGATAAAAACTTTTGATAACCTACAATTCCAATCATTGCAGCATTATCGGTGGTGTATTCAAATTTAGGAATGTATGTTTTCCAACCGTATTTTGTTTCTGTTTCTTTCAAGGTATTTCTAATTCCTGAATTGGCCGAAACACCACCACCAATTGCAATTTGTGTGATGCCAGTTTCTTTTACGGCCATTTTTAGTTTATCCATCAATATTTCGATAATCGTATATTGAATGGAAGCACAGATGTCGTTTAAATTTTCTTCGATAAAATCAGGGTTTTCAATTTTCTTCTTTTGAATAAAATATAAAATAGCTGTTTTTAAACCCGAAAAACTAAAATCTAATCCTGGAACTTTTGGTTTTGTAAAAGGAAATGCTTTCGGATTTCCTAATTGTGCATATTTGTCAACCAAAGGGCCGCCCGGGTAGGGAAGACCAAGTATTTTGGCACTTTTGTCAAACGCTTCACCTACTGCGTCGTCTGTTGTTTCACCGATGATTGTTAAATCAAAAAAATCATCAACCCGCACAATTTGAGTATGTCCACCACTTATTGTTAACGCAAGAAAAGGAAAGCTAGGTTTGTCAAAACCTTCTTCATCTATAAAATGAGCCAAAATATGGGCATGCATGTGGTTTACTGCGATGAGAGGTATTTGTAAAGCCAATGCCATTGATTTTGCAAATGAACTTCCAACCAAAAGAGAACCCATAAGTCCGGGGCCTTGCGTAAAAGCAATTGCTGATAGCTGTTCTTTTTTAATATTAGCTTTTTTTAATGCAGCCTCGATTACTGGAACTATATTTTGTTGATGAGCCCGAGAAGCAAGTTCAGGCACAACGCCTCCATATTGATTATGAATTAACTGATTGGCAACAACATTTGACAGCACTTTGTCGTTACATAATACTGCAGCGGCAGTATCATCACATGAACTTTCTATGGCAAGTATATAAACCTCCGGAATTTGCATATAAACAGATGATTTTTGAAGTATATTTGATGGATTACTATAAAAATAGTATTTTTACAGCTGTGCCAAAATTAAAGATTTTTTAGTTAAGGTATTAGTATTTCCAACGGCAAATTATTTATTTGTACTAAAAAAACAAAAAGCGACTCTTATCAAAAAGATTAAAAAAATAGTATTCCGCAGTCTACTTGGACTAATTTTACTTTTGTTAGTACTTTTTATAGCCCTTAGTTTACCTTTTGTTCAAACTAAGCTGGCTCAGTATTTCATGAAAAGCATCAATGATGATTATGGGCTTCACATGGATATTGATGAAGTACAGCTTACCCTTTTTGGTGGTGTAAAACTTAAAAAAGTTTTGATTATAGATCATCATAAAGACACCTTGATTTATGTTAAAAGATTGAATACATCATTTTTAGGCGCCAAAAAGATTTTAGATGGGGATGTGATTTTTGGAGATTTGGCAATGAATGGTGTTCTTTTTAATTTAAAAACTTATAAAAAAGAAAATAAAACCAATCTGGATTATTTTTTAGACGCCTTTGGTCCTCCAAGCAAAACACCTTCTAAAAAGCATTTTTTATTAACTGCTTCAAGTATTGATTTGTCGAATGGTCGATTTATTTTGTCGAATGAAAATCATGAAACTGTAAAACCTGTCGATTTTACAAGATTGAATATATTGGTTACCAATTTTAAAGTATACGGTCCCGAAATATATGCCAATATCCAAAAAATGTCTTTTTTGGATCATAGAGGTTTGTATGTGAAGAGCTTAAAAGGAAATTATAGTTTTACGCAACAGCATATGATATTGGATAAAATGGAAATTGAAACCAAAGAATCCAGTATTAAGGGTTATGCCGCTTTGAACTATGAGATTGAAGATTTTTCTGATTTTCAAAATAAAGTCGAATTTGATGTTCAGTTAAAATCTGCAAAATTAGCCTCCAATGATATTCGTTGTTTTTACAATGAATTGGGTAAATATCAATATTTTAAGCTTAGATCACATATTACGGGACCCTTAAACAACTTGAAGTTTCTCGATTTATATCTAAGAGATAATAGAGGTACTAAAATCGTTGGTTTTATAAATTTTAAAAACCTTTTAGGAACAAAAGATCAAAAATTCTATATGAATGGAAAGTTTGATCAATTGGATGCTAATTATGATGATTTGGTGAGTATATTGCCGAATGTTTTAGGTAAAAAGCTCCCTATTATCTTAAAGAAATTTGGGGATATTTCATTAATTGGAAACACCCAGGTTACAACCACCTCAATCCATGCCAATCTGATGGCAAACACTGCTTTGGGTGCTGTAAAATCAAAATTCATTATCAATAATATGGATCAAAGTGACAAGGCAGCTTATGTTGGTTATGTTGTTTTGGATGATTTTAATATTGGAAATTTATTGGATAATAAGGATTTGTCTAAAATAAGTTTAAATATTGATGTCGATGGACATAGTTTTTCAGAAAAGTATTTGAATACCTCATTAAAAGGAATAGTTTCAAGTATTGTTTATAATGGCTATAATTATAAGAATGTTGCCGTAAATGGTAATTTCAAATTACCTATATATAAAGGATCAATTATTGTAGATGATCCTTATTTGAAAATGAATTTTGATGGATTGGTAGATTTAAGTAAAAAAGAAAGCCAATATGATTTTCAGATTAAAATAGATAAAGCGGAATTGAATAAATTGAATTTTGTAAAAGATAGTGTTTCTAAATTTAACGGGAATATTATTGTTGATGTACAGGGGAATTCTATTGATGATATGCACGGTAATATCTACGTGAATACCGCCAACTATACTAATCCTAAGGATACTTATCAGTTCAATGATTTTAATTTGAATTCCAGTTTTGATGATAAAAGAATTAGAACTATAAAAATAACAGCTCCAGATATAACTAATGGAACGGTTGTGGGAAAATATAAATTCTCGGAATTAAAAGGTTTGGTTACAAATTCCCTGGGAAGTCTTTATACAAATTACAAACCTATTCCAGTTAAAAAAGGGCAGTTTTTGAAATTTAATTTTGAAGTTTATAATAAGATAGTTGAAGTGTTTTTGCCTGATATAAAGCTAAGTGAAAATACTGTCGTAAAAGGAAATATTAATTCGGATATTAATGAATTCAAATTCAATTTTAATTCTCCAAGTATAAAACAGGCTGATAATTCTTTTGATAATATTAGGATTTCTATTGATAATAAAAACCCATTGTATAATGCCTACATTGAGTTGGACAGTATTAAAACTAAGAGATATAAAATCCGTGATTTTAGTTTAATAAATGTCACTTCAAAAGATACTTTGTTTTTTAGGACTGAGTTTAAAGGAGGTTCAAAAGGGGAGGATTATTTTAATTTGGATTTATATCATACAATTAATAAGGAAAATAAAAATGTAATCGGATTCAGCAAATCAGAAATCAAATTAAAAAATAGTTTGTGGTTTTTAAATGAGGCGAATCTATCCAATAATCGTTTAGTTTTTGATAAAAAGTTAACGGAGTTTAAACTGGATGATTTTATACTTTCCAATAAGGAGCAAGAAATAAAACTCGATGGTGAGTTCAAGGGGAATTATTATAAAGATATTAATGTCGAATTCAAGAATTTTGATATCAATGCATTAACCTCGGCCCAACAGAGTTTTCCCATTTATGGAAATTTAAACGGAAAAATTAATTACAACCAAAATAAGCAGGTCTATAAACCTACGGCATCCTTGCGGATTGATAGCTTGAAAGTTAATGATTATGATTTGGGAGTTTTAAATTTTGATATAAAAGGGGATGAAAATTTTAGAAAATTCACCTTATTTTCTACTATTGAAAATAAAGATTTTGAATCTTTTAGTGCCGATGGAACCTTTGAGATAGTAAACAAAGAAACCTTATTTGACTTGAATTTAAAATTTGACAAATTCAATTTGGCAACATTAAGTTCATTGGGAGGAGATGTTATTTCCCACATAAGAGGATTGGTATCTGGAAATGCAACCGTTGGTGGAACCTTAAGCAAACCGGATGTCAATGGGCGTCTATACGTCAATGGCGGAGGATTGGCAATACCATACCTAAATGTTGATTATGCACTAAAAGAAAAAACTATTATTGATCTTACAGGTGAAAAATTTCTTTTCAGAAATAACACTTTGATAGATACAAAATACAACACTACGGGAACTTTAAATGGAGTAGTGGAGCATAAAAATTTTTCGGATTGGAAATTAGATTTGGCTATTAATTCTAAGAGACTTCTTGTGCTGGACACTAAAGATAGTGAAGATGCCGCTTATTTTGGAACAGCATTTATTAATGGTATTGCCACAATTAAAGGGCCTGCAAATGGTTTATTTATTAAAGTTGATGCAAAATCTGAAAAAGGCTCTGCTCTTAAAATACCAATAAACAGTGCGGAAAGCGTTAGCGAAAATAGCTTTATTCATTTTATAACCCCGAAAGAAAAATTCAATTTACAAAAAGGAATTGTTGATAAAACAAAGAATTATAACGGACTTGAATTAGAGTTTGATCTTGAAATAACTCCCAATGCGGAAGTTGAAGTTATTTTGGACAGGAATTCTGGACACGGAATGAAAGGACGCGGAAATGGTACACTTTTGTTTAAAATCAATACACTTGGTGCTTTCAATATGTGGGGTGATTTCTTGCCTTATGACGGTACTTATAATTTTAAATATGGTGGATTAATTGATAAAAAATTTAAAGTTAAAAAAGGAGGTTCTATTATTTGGGAAGGTGACCCTATGAGAGCTCAACTGAATCTCGAAGCAGTTTACAAAACATCTGCAAATCCAGCACTTTTATTAGAAAATTCAAGTGTCAATAAAAAGGTTGATGTTGAAGTTATAATTGGGATTCGAGGCGATTTGTCTCGTCCAGAGCCTGATTTCATGATAGACTTTCCTACCATTACAAGTGTTTTAAAATCTGAACTTCAAACAGAATTAGCTGATAAAGATGTAAGGCAAACCCAAGCTTTGTATTTATTGTCAACAGGGAGTTTTTTAGGCAGAGATGGATCAAGTCAAGCGGTTGCATCAAGCATGTATGAAACAGCTTCGAGTATGTTGGGAAATATAGTTCAATCAAATAATGAGAAATTTGAAATGAATTTTAATGTTGTTTCACCAGACAATAGACCAAGTACCCAAACAGATGGTAGAGTCGAAGCAATTGTTACTTCTCAAGTAAATGAAAGAATTACGATAAATGGTAAAATTGGGGTGCCCTTTGGAGGTGTTAATGAATCCGCTATTGTGGGAGCGGTTGATATTAAGTACAGAGTAAATGATGATGGGTCTTTTAATTTCCATGTTTTCAATAAAGAAAATGATTTAAATTATATAGGACAGGATATTGGTTATACTCAAGGTGCCGGTATTACTTACGAAGTAGACTTTGATACTTTTAGAGAATTGGTCGATAAAATGTTTAAAAGTAATAAACTGACCAAAGAAAAAAAATCTAAAACAAAAGTTGATAATTCAGATTCCAATTTGAATCCTGATATTATTAATTTCACCAAACCCAAAGAGCCTAATTCGGACAAACCGAAAATTAATCAAGATGCTGTACTTCCAGAGGATGATTAATCATAAGTAATTATTAATTAAGGACTTATGTCTTTTTTGAAAATTTTAGTTAACTTTATAGCTAAAATTTTGTTTTGCACTTATTCAATTATTTTATACTGTCTGTTTATTTGTTTTTACAAAAGAGATAAATAGTTCGTATTTCCCCTTTTTCAACAGTTTTAGATTTAAAAAAAGGAAATAAATAATAGCCATTTTTTAATTAAAAAAACTTATCAACGAAAACGTTTGAATTTCAGATATTTTATTAAAATGTTAGAAAGCCCCCCTAAAATGTCTTTGATATTTGCTAAATTTACACTTTAATACTTAAAAAAATGTCAAAAACAATAAAAAAGATAGGTGTACTTACCTCTGGAGGAGACTCTCCGGGAATGAACGCTGCTATTCGTTCTGTTGTGCGAACATGTGCTTTTCATAATATAGGATGTGTTGGTATTTATAGGGGGTACCAAGGAATGATTGAAGGGGATTTTAAAGAAATGGGACCCCGTAGTGTAAATAACATTGTAAACAAAGGCGGGACTATTTTAAAATCTGCTCGATCAATGGAATTTAAGACTCCCGAAGGAAGAGAAAAAGCACATAAGAATTTAGTTAAGGCAGGAATTGATGCTCTGGTAGTAATAGGTGGTGATGGTTCTTTTACAGGAGCATTATTATTTAATTCTGAATATAATTTTCCAGTTATGGGAATTCCTGGAACTATCGACAACGACATATTTGGTACGAGCCATACTCTGGGTTATGATACCGCTCTAAACACAGTTGTTGATGTAATTGATAAAATTCGTGATACGGCAAGTTCTCACAACAGATTGTTTCTTATTGAGGTAATGGGGCGTGATGCTGGTCATATAGCTTTGAATGCAGGAATTGGTGCTGGAGCCGAAGAAATTCTTATTCCAGAAGAAGATTTAGGATTGGATCGTTTGTTGGACTCTTTACGAAAAAGTAAAGCTGCAGGAAAATCTTCAAGTATAGTGGTTATCGCTGAGGGTGATAAAATAGGTAAAACCGTTTTTGAACTAAAGGATTACGTAGAATCAAATTTTCCGGAATATGATGTACGTGTATCAGTGTTAGGGCATATGCAACGTGGTGGTGCTCCATCTTGTTTTGATAGAGTTTTGGCTAGTCGATTAGGAGTAAAAGCGGTTGAATGTTTATTAGAGGGTAAATCAAATTTCATGGTTGGATTATTATGTGATAAAATTGAATTAACACCTTTAGAACAAGCCATCAAAGGACATACTGAAATAGATCAGGAATTGCTTCGCGTTTCAGATATTATGTCTATTTAAAAGTAAAAGAGAATAAAATAAAAAAATAATTTAAATTTAATACAATGTCAAAAGTAAAATTAGGAATAAACGGATTTGGTAGAATTGGAAGAATTGTTTTCAGAGAAACTTTCAATAGAGACAACGTAGAAGTAGTAGCAATCAACGATTTATTAGATGTAGATCATTTAGCTTATTTATTAAAATA carries:
- a CDS encoding zinc metalloprotease → MKKLILSAAACLMLFSCQNEQTESQNDSTNAITQRKCATQDVLEAQLKADPTLAIRMNQIEAFTQNALLTKRLVNGKVEIPVVVNVLYKTAAENISATQIQSQIDVLNKDFNALNSDYNSVPALFSGVKANVGITFVLDQVIRKSTTKTSWGTADAMKKTSKGGIAPTSPTTKLNLWVCTIGGGILGYAQFPGGASATDGVAIDSKYFGLSGSANAPYNLGRTATHEVGHWMNLRHIWGDATCGSDLVSDTPTHNDANYGVPVYPHYSTCTGTPVEMTMNYMDYTDDNAMYMFSIGQKNRMSAIFVSGGARAAFGI
- a CDS encoding DUF4159 domain-containing protein, translated to MKKTVFLLLLLFSSLTSFSQEIALLKYSGGGDWYANPTSLPNLIKYCNANINTKIKSKPRTVEPSSPDLFSYPFVHMTGHGNVVFSESDVTNLRKYLFGGGFLHIDDNYGMDQYIRKEIKKIFPNNSLIEIPSNHPIFQKPFVFANGLPKIHEHDGTRAQAFGIFIENKLVLLYTYECDLGDGWEDPEVHNDPLEVREKALKMGANIINYVFSN
- a CDS encoding 16S rRNA (uracil(1498)-N(3))-methyltransferase, with translation MQLFYNPTINETTETFSFDKEESKHIIKVLRKKDNDILFVTNGLGFLFKTEITLASDNKCTVKILEIQKTEAPKHKLHLAVAPTKMNDRYEWFLEKVTEIGIYEITPIVCDRSERKVINTERFEKIILSAMKQCNQTYLPKLNPAISLKEFIKRENSGEKLIAHCEETNKKSLKSILRPKTDYTILIGPEGDFSNKEIELALENNYIPVSLGETRLRTETAAVVACHSIVFTNED
- the tsaD gene encoding tRNA (adenosine(37)-N6)-threonylcarbamoyltransferase complex transferase subunit TsaD, producing MQIPEVYILAIESSCDDTAAAVLCNDKVLSNVVANQLIHNQYGGVVPELASRAHQQNIVPVIEAALKKANIKKEQLSAIAFTQGPGLMGSLLVGSSFAKSMALALQIPLIAVNHMHAHILAHFIDEEGFDKPSFPFLALTISGGHTQIVRVDDFFDLTIIGETTDDAVGEAFDKSAKILGLPYPGGPLVDKYAQLGNPKAFPFTKPKVPGLDFSFSGLKTAILYFIQKKKIENPDFIEENLNDICASIQYTIIEILMDKLKMAVKETGITQIAIGGGVSANSGIRNTLKETETKYGWKTYIPKFEYTTDNAAMIGIVGYQKFLSQKFETAEVVSKARIQF
- a CDS encoding translocation/assembly module TamB domain-containing protein, with product MKSINDDYGLHMDIDEVQLTLFGGVKLKKVLIIDHHKDTLIYVKRLNTSFLGAKKILDGDVIFGDLAMNGVLFNLKTYKKENKTNLDYFLDAFGPPSKTPSKKHFLLTASSIDLSNGRFILSNENHETVKPVDFTRLNILVTNFKVYGPEIYANIQKMSFLDHRGLYVKSLKGNYSFTQQHMILDKMEIETKESSIKGYAALNYEIEDFSDFQNKVEFDVQLKSAKLASNDIRCFYNELGKYQYFKLRSHITGPLNNLKFLDLYLRDNRGTKIVGFINFKNLLGTKDQKFYMNGKFDQLDANYDDLVSILPNVLGKKLPIILKKFGDISLIGNTQVTTTSIHANLMANTALGAVKSKFIINNMDQSDKAAYVGYVVLDDFNIGNLLDNKDLSKISLNIDVDGHSFSEKYLNTSLKGIVSSIVYNGYNYKNVAVNGNFKLPIYKGSIIVDDPYLKMNFDGLVDLSKKESQYDFQIKIDKAELNKLNFVKDSVSKFNGNIIVDVQGNSIDDMHGNIYVNTANYTNPKDTYQFNDFNLNSSFDDKRIRTIKITAPDITNGTVVGKYKFSELKGLVTNSLGSLYTNYKPIPVKKGQFLKFNFEVYNKIVEVFLPDIKLSENTVVKGNINSDINEFKFNFNSPSIKQADNSFDNIRISIDNKNPLYNAYIELDSIKTKRYKIRDFSLINVTSKDTLFFRTEFKGGSKGEDYFNLDLYHTINKENKNVIGFSKSEIKLKNSLWFLNEANLSNNRLVFDKKLTEFKLDDFILSNKEQEIKLDGEFKGNYYKDINVEFKNFDINALTSAQQSFPIYGNLNGKINYNQNKQVYKPTASLRIDSLKVNDYDLGVLNFDIKGDENFRKFTLFSTIENKDFESFSADGTFEIVNKETLFDLNLKFDKFNLATLSSLGGDVISHIRGLVSGNATVGGTLSKPDVNGRLYVNGGGLAIPYLNVDYALKEKTIIDLTGEKFLFRNNTLIDTKYNTTGTLNGVVEHKNFSDWKLDLAINSKRLLVLDTKDSEDAAYFGTAFINGIATIKGPANGLFIKVDAKSEKGSALKIPINSAESVSENSFIHFITPKEKFNLQKGIVDKTKNYNGLELEFDLEITPNAEVEVILDRNSGHGMKGRGNGTLLFKINTLGAFNMWGDFLPYDGTYNFKYGGLIDKKFKVKKGGSIIWEGDPMRAQLNLEAVYKTSANPALLLENSSVNKKVDVEVIIGIRGDLSRPEPDFMIDFPTITSVLKSELQTELADKDVRQTQALYLLSTGSFLGRDGSSQAVASSMYETASSMLGNIVQSNNEKFEMNFNVVSPDNRPSTQTDGRVEAIVTSQVNERITINGKIGVPFGGVNESAIVGAVDIKYRVNDDGSFNFHVFNKENDLNYIGQDIGYTQGAGITYEVDFDTFRELVDKMFKSNKLTKEKKSKTKVDNSDSNLNPDIINFTKPKEPNSDKPKINQDAVLPEDD
- the pfkA gene encoding 6-phosphofructokinase, with the translated sequence MSKTIKKIGVLTSGGDSPGMNAAIRSVVRTCAFHNIGCVGIYRGYQGMIEGDFKEMGPRSVNNIVNKGGTILKSARSMEFKTPEGREKAHKNLVKAGIDALVVIGGDGSFTGALLFNSEYNFPVMGIPGTIDNDIFGTSHTLGYDTALNTVVDVIDKIRDTASSHNRLFLIEVMGRDAGHIALNAGIGAGAEEILIPEEDLGLDRLLDSLRKSKAAGKSSSIVVIAEGDKIGKTVFELKDYVESNFPEYDVRVSVLGHMQRGGAPSCFDRVLASRLGVKAVECLLEGKSNFMVGLLCDKIELTPLEQAIKGHTEIDQELLRVSDIMSI